The Nilaparvata lugens isolate BPH unplaced genomic scaffold, ASM1435652v1 scaffold3506, whole genome shotgun sequence genome contains a region encoding:
- the LOC111045903 gene encoding uncharacterized protein LOC111045903 isoform X2, whose translation MDFEGGEYSYRCHSGSRPVQIQPNNMDGQGQDNSGSMTHSQHQGPDMDICDWPIYEPDEAEDIIEEKYQIQHNMDNQVVYLDLNYSKHRSEIIVLKPEF comes from the exons ATGGATTTCGAA GGAGGAGAGTACAGCTACAGATGCCACAGTGGATCCAGACCAGTCCAGATTCAGCCAAACAACATGGATGGTCAAGGTCAAGACAACTCAGGATCAATGACGCATTCTCAACATCAAGGACCAGACATGGACATCTGTGATTGGCCAATCTATGAACCAGATGAAGCTGAAGACATCATTGAAGAAAAGTACCAGATTCAGCATAACATGGATAATCAGGTTGTATATTTAGACctcaattattcaaaacatcGATCTGAAATTATAGTGCTAAAGCCAGAGTTCTGA
- the LOC111045903 gene encoding uncharacterized protein LOC111045903 isoform X3 — MDFKGGEYSYRCHSGSRPVQIQPNNMDGQGQDNSGSMTHSQHQGPDMDICDWPIYEPDEAEDIIEEKYQIQHNMDNQVVYLDLNYSKHRSEIIVLKPEF, encoded by the coding sequence GGAGGAGAGTACAGCTACAGATGCCACAGTGGATCCAGACCAGTCCAGATTCAGCCAAACAACATGGATGGTCAAGGTCAAGACAACTCAGGATCAATGACGCATTCTCAACATCAAGGACCAGACATGGACATCTGTGATTGGCCAATCTATGAACCAGATGAAGCTGAAGACATCATTGAAGAAAAGTACCAGATTCAGCATAACATGGATAATCAGGTTGTATATTTAGACctcaattattcaaaacatcGATCTGAAATTATAGTGCTAAAGCCAGAGTTCTGA
- the LOC120355611 gene encoding uncharacterized protein LOC120355611 isoform X1 produces MAQQVPFEDEWKDMRQRFRKEGLDYESLRPDDRLLQVWRWLVDAETNLRNSRRMLDKLHEQQHEEIEEMENYVGHLRELAEKRADHLERERIELKCQSECLIKLLARFEFQGSLENQVSSLIEDRTKLAEEIEILKTLKFSCGDNGVNVDDNMLSEIIKVSSEKEVLRRQVAEMTDRVELLEKSSRQIELDNERLAFKVLNTHYNLYF; encoded by the exons ATGGCTCAG CAGGTACCATTTGAAGACGAATGGAAAGACATGCGTCAGCGATTCCGGAAGGAGGGTCTTGATTATGAAAGTTTGCGGCCTGATGACAGACTTCTGCAAGTCTGGAGATGGCTTGTTGACGCTGAAACTAATCTACGAAATTCAAGACGCATGCTGGACAAACTCCATGAACAGCAGCATGAAGAGATTGAG GAAATGGAAAATTATGTTGGACATTTAAGAGAATTAGCGGAGAAGAGAGCAGATCACCTGGAAAGAGAAAGAATAGAATTAAAATGTCAATCGGAGTGTTTAATAAAGCTGTTAGCTCGCTTTGAGTTTCAAGGATCCCTAGAAAATCAG gTTTCTAGCCTAATAGAAGATAGGACCAAACTAGCGGAAGAGattgaaatcttgaaaactTTGAAGTTCTCGTGCGGGGATAATGGGGTGAATGTTGACGATAACATGCTATCTGAGATTATCAAG GTATCTTCTGAAAAAGAAGTTTTACGAAGGCAAGTCGCTGAGATGACTGATCGAGTGGAATTATTGGAGAAATCTTCAAGGCAAATAGAACTTGATAACGAGCGATTGGCGTTCAAGGTATTGAACACTCATTATAATTTATACTTTTga
- the LOC120355611 gene encoding uncharacterized protein LOC120355611 isoform X2 translates to MAQVPFEDEWKDMRQRFRKEGLDYESLRPDDRLLQVWRWLVDAETNLRNSRRMLDKLHEQQHEEIEEMENYVGHLRELAEKRADHLERERIELKCQSECLIKLLARFEFQGSLENQVSSLIEDRTKLAEEIEILKTLKFSCGDNGVNVDDNMLSEIIKVSSEKEVLRRQVAEMTDRVELLEKSSRQIELDNERLAFKVLNTHYNLYF, encoded by the exons ATGGCTCAG GTACCATTTGAAGACGAATGGAAAGACATGCGTCAGCGATTCCGGAAGGAGGGTCTTGATTATGAAAGTTTGCGGCCTGATGACAGACTTCTGCAAGTCTGGAGATGGCTTGTTGACGCTGAAACTAATCTACGAAATTCAAGACGCATGCTGGACAAACTCCATGAACAGCAGCATGAAGAGATTGAG GAAATGGAAAATTATGTTGGACATTTAAGAGAATTAGCGGAGAAGAGAGCAGATCACCTGGAAAGAGAAAGAATAGAATTAAAATGTCAATCGGAGTGTTTAATAAAGCTGTTAGCTCGCTTTGAGTTTCAAGGATCCCTAGAAAATCAG gTTTCTAGCCTAATAGAAGATAGGACCAAACTAGCGGAAGAGattgaaatcttgaaaactTTGAAGTTCTCGTGCGGGGATAATGGGGTGAATGTTGACGATAACATGCTATCTGAGATTATCAAG GTATCTTCTGAAAAAGAAGTTTTACGAAGGCAAGTCGCTGAGATGACTGATCGAGTGGAATTATTGGAGAAATCTTCAAGGCAAATAGAACTTGATAACGAGCGATTGGCGTTCAAGGTATTGAACACTCATTATAATTTATACTTTTga